Proteins co-encoded in one Ignavibacteria bacterium genomic window:
- the scpB gene encoding SMC-Scp complex subunit ScpB, with amino-acid sequence MVEEVYLPVIEGLVFASEDPITSDELVRAIIAIDGETTAISSGDIDSAIDLINLKYEPAHFPFKIVKIAGGFLFATKPELSKYLGYLNSEKIKRRLSQASLETLSIIAYKQPITKPDIEAIRGVNSDYILSTLLDKRLITITGRAETVGRPLLYGTTEEFLKYFGLNKISDLPKPREIDELMQDEDFIEQKRKLMMQAVEETIELELKDDNIEN; translated from the coding sequence ATGGTTGAAGAAGTATATCTTCCTGTTATTGAAGGACTCGTTTTTGCATCCGAAGACCCGATTACTTCAGATGAACTTGTAAGGGCTATCATCGCCATTGATGGTGAAACCACTGCAATTTCTTCCGGCGACATCGATTCGGCTATTGATTTGATTAATTTAAAGTACGAGCCGGCACACTTTCCTTTCAAAATCGTCAAAATAGCCGGTGGATTTCTCTTTGCAACAAAACCTGAATTGAGTAAATATCTCGGTTATCTAAATTCGGAAAAGATCAAACGAAGACTTTCTCAGGCATCCCTTGAAACTCTTTCGATAATTGCTTATAAACAACCTATAACGAAACCTGACATTGAAGCCATAAGGGGCGTCAATTCTGATTATATCCTGAGTACTTTGCTTGACAAGAGACTTATAACCATTACAGGGAGGGCCGAAACTGTCGGAAGACCCCTGTTGTACGGTACAACTGAAGAATTTCTTAAATATTTCGGGCTGAATAAAATTTCAGACCTGCCAAAACCGCGTGAAATTGATGAATTGATGCAAGATGAAGATTTTATTGAGCAGAAAAGAAAATTGATGATGCAAGCGGTTGAAGAAACAATAGAATTGGAATTAAAAGATGACAACATCGAAAATTAG
- a CDS encoding DUF2279 domain-containing protein: MRKYLPFYLLIILINLLPQSESGKSLIPPREPGDSIMIFPDSSRVLKPVYPKIEFPKPDYLLLGGLGAVYTGSIAAIHLYQTNAWWSGKRGSFRFIEDWDYALWLDKVGHFYAPIILSHAFSVGLEAAKVDYGTGIWVSSAAALFFQLYVEFEDGFAQDWGFSRGDAIADVLGAAYPVFQYYYPVLYNFQPRFSYFPKNLGKEGHNPGQKLIVVDDYEGQKFWLSVRVNNLFGESFKKFWPDFLMLSLGYGVRDLDGRGGGKADFYIALDLDYETIPLYGAFWQMVKNTFGFIKFPMPAVRITNGVAFFGLCF; the protein is encoded by the coding sequence GTGAGAAAATATCTCCCGTTTTATTTGCTCATAATTTTGATCAATCTCTTGCCACAGTCTGAAAGTGGCAAGAGTCTGATCCCTCCAAGGGAACCGGGTGACTCAATCATGATTTTTCCCGATTCTTCCCGGGTTCTGAAACCGGTTTATCCAAAAATAGAATTCCCAAAGCCCGATTATCTGCTCCTAGGTGGTCTTGGTGCCGTTTACACAGGCTCCATCGCTGCAATTCACTTGTATCAAACAAATGCATGGTGGAGCGGAAAAAGAGGAAGTTTCAGATTTATAGAAGACTGGGACTACGCATTATGGCTCGATAAAGTCGGCCATTTCTACGCTCCAATAATTCTCTCACATGCTTTTTCGGTCGGACTCGAGGCAGCCAAAGTTGATTATGGCACCGGCATTTGGGTATCCTCGGCAGCAGCGCTCTTTTTTCAATTATATGTGGAATTTGAAGATGGGTTTGCTCAGGACTGGGGTTTTAGCAGAGGGGATGCCATAGCAGATGTTCTTGGAGCTGCATACCCGGTTTTTCAGTATTACTATCCTGTCCTTTACAATTTCCAGCCCAGATTTAGTTATTTCCCTAAAAATCTTGGGAAGGAAGGACATAATCCGGGTCAAAAACTCATAGTGGTTGATGATTATGAAGGACAAAAATTCTGGCTCTCCGTCCGCGTTAATAATTTGTTTGGCGAGAGCTTCAAGAAGTTTTGGCCTGATTTTCTGATGCTTAGTCTGGGATATGGTGTACGAGACCTTGACGGCAGGGGGGGCGGAAAAGCTGATTTTTATATAGCACTCGATCTTGATTACGAAACCATCCCTCTATATGGTGCATTCTGGCAGATGGTTAAAAATACCTTTGGATTTATCAAATTTCCGATGCCTGCAGTTAGAATTACAAACGGTGTGGCATTTTTTGGTCTTTGCTTTTGA
- the trpS gene encoding tryptophan--tRNA ligase produces MQKKRILSGMRPTGKLHLGHYTGALENWIKLQDEYESYHLIADYHVLTTNLDSSNIYNDTIDMVIDWLAVGLDPDKVKMFRQSQIKEHAELFLIFSMLITANRLERNPSLKDQVRDLNIQQIVYGHLGYPVLQAADILIYKGAVVPVGEDQVPHVEITREIARRFNNQYGDVFPEPEPLLTVFSRLAGLDGEAKMSKSLGNTILLSDEPETVKLKLKKAVTDVLKVRRNDPGRPEVCVVFSYHKKFNPAEVEEIEAGCRSGALGCVDCKLNCASKISKFLEPVLEKRKTYENNISLVLDIIADGEKSAKTVANETMTAVRKNMNLG; encoded by the coding sequence ATGCAGAAAAAACGAATTTTAAGCGGGATGCGTCCAACTGGAAAGCTTCATCTCGGACATTACACCGGAGCCCTGGAAAACTGGATAAAACTACAGGATGAATACGAAAGTTACCATCTAATTGCAGATTACCATGTACTGACCACAAATCTGGACTCATCAAATATTTATAATGACACGATTGATATGGTCATCGACTGGCTGGCTGTCGGGTTGGATCCCGATAAAGTAAAAATGTTCAGACAATCGCAGATAAAGGAACATGCAGAGCTGTTTTTGATTTTCTCGATGCTCATCACTGCAAACAGACTTGAGAGAAATCCTTCATTGAAAGACCAGGTTAGAGACCTCAATATTCAACAAATAGTATATGGACACCTGGGATACCCTGTATTGCAGGCAGCAGATATCCTGATTTACAAGGGCGCTGTTGTTCCTGTGGGTGAAGATCAGGTTCCGCATGTTGAGATCACTCGTGAAATCGCCCGCCGGTTTAACAATCAGTACGGCGATGTTTTCCCTGAGCCCGAGCCTCTTCTTACCGTGTTTTCCCGGTTGGCAGGCTTGGATGGTGAAGCTAAAATGAGCAAGTCGCTTGGTAATACCATACTTCTTTCGGATGAACCTGAAACTGTAAAACTAAAACTTAAAAAAGCCGTTACAGATGTCCTTAAGGTAAGACGAAATGATCCGGGCAGACCTGAAGTCTGTGTTGTGTTTTCATACCATAAAAAATTCAATCCCGCTGAAGTTGAAGAAATTGAAGCAGGTTGCAGAAGTGGTGCGCTTGGATGTGTCGACTGTAAACTTAATTGTGCTTCAAAGATATCAAAATTCCTCGAGCCTGTGCTTGAAAAAAGAAAAACTTACGAGAACAACATCTCACTTGTACTCGATATAATTGCTGATGGTGAAAAAAGTGCAAAAACAGTTGCTAACGAAACTATGACAGCAGTTAGAAAAAACATGAATCTCGGCTAA
- the lysS gene encoding lysine--tRNA ligase — MRRRLEELDELKAKGINTFAYSFDVTSDSKDIIENYVDESKREVKIAGRIVTIRRMGKASFAHIQDRAGKIQIYLRRDDIPEQYENFKLFDIGDIVGVEGYVFKTRTGEVSVHATSVQLLTKSIRPIPVPKEMIDEEGNKVIYDQFSDKELRYRQRYLDLILNPEVKEVFVTRSKIISAMRSFLDSKGILEVETPALQSIYGGASARPFVTHHNALNIPLYLRIADELYLKRLIVGGFDGVYEISKDFRNEGMDKTHNPEFTMMEVYVAYRDYEWMMSFVEEMVEHICISVYGTTKFDVDGQTIEFKGPWKRVSMVDSLKEKTGIDFLTASDEEVLTIAKKFGIDTQKVQSRGKIIDELFEITTQSELIQPTFVIDYPVVTSPLAKKHREKDGLVERFEGFVVGREICNAFSELNDPIDQRARFEDQLKQRDQGDDEAQVIDEDFVRALEYGMPPTAGLGVGIDRLVMLLTNQPSIRDVILFPTMKPLK; from the coding sequence ATGAGGCGAAGACTTGAGGAATTAGATGAATTGAAAGCAAAAGGAATAAATACCTTTGCATACAGTTTTGATGTAACTTCCGATTCGAAGGATATAATCGAAAATTATGTCGACGAGAGTAAGAGGGAAGTGAAAATCGCAGGAAGAATAGTCACCATCCGCCGTATGGGAAAAGCGTCTTTTGCTCATATTCAGGACAGAGCCGGCAAAATTCAAATCTATCTCCGTCGTGATGATATCCCTGAACAATATGAAAACTTCAAACTTTTTGACATCGGGGACATTGTCGGCGTAGAAGGATATGTATTTAAGACCAGAACAGGGGAGGTTTCAGTACACGCCACTTCAGTTCAGTTACTTACGAAGTCGATCCGCCCAATTCCCGTACCAAAAGAGATGATTGATGAAGAGGGAAACAAGGTTATCTACGATCAGTTTTCAGACAAAGAATTAAGGTACCGTCAGAGATATCTTGATTTGATTTTAAACCCTGAAGTAAAAGAAGTGTTTGTCACCCGCTCAAAAATAATCTCTGCAATGAGGTCGTTCCTCGATTCCAAGGGGATTCTTGAGGTTGAAACTCCAGCTCTGCAGTCGATTTATGGAGGTGCATCTGCACGTCCGTTTGTCACACACCACAACGCACTGAATATCCCTCTCTATCTCCGAATTGCAGATGAACTCTACCTGAAAAGGCTCATCGTCGGCGGTTTTGACGGAGTTTATGAGATCTCAAAGGATTTCAGAAACGAGGGAATGGACAAAACACATAATCCTGAATTCACAATGATGGAAGTTTATGTTGCCTACAGAGACTATGAGTGGATGATGTCTTTCGTCGAAGAAATGGTGGAACATATCTGTATATCGGTGTATGGTACTACAAAATTTGATGTCGATGGTCAGACTATCGAATTTAAGGGTCCTTGGAAAAGAGTTTCGATGGTTGATTCCTTAAAGGAAAAAACAGGTATCGATTTCCTGACCGCATCAGATGAAGAAGTACTCACAATTGCTAAAAAATTTGGTATCGACACACAGAAAGTTCAAAGCCGTGGGAAAATTATAGACGAACTTTTCGAAATCACAACACAAAGTGAGTTGATACAGCCCACTTTTGTGATCGATTATCCCGTTGTAACCTCTCCATTGGCAAAAAAACACCGTGAGAAAGACGGACTTGTTGAGAGATTTGAAGGATTTGTTGTGGGAAGAGAAATCTGCAATGCCTTCAGTGAGCTGAACGATCCCATTGATCAGAGAGCACGATTTGAAGATCAGCTTAAGCAGCGCGATCAGGGTGACGATGAGGCTCAGGTAATTGATGAGGATTTTGTTAGAGCGCTTGAATACGGCATGCCTCCTACTGCCGGCTTGGGTGTCGGTATCGACCGTCTCGTCATGCTCCTTACGAACCAGCCTTCAATCAGGGATGTGATTCTCTTTCCAACCATGAAGCCCCTGAAATAG
- a CDS encoding segregation/condensation protein A, whose protein sequence is MFKVKLDSFEGPLDLLLFFIKRDELDIYDIPISYITNEFLKYLELIKILDLEQAGDFILLASTLMHIKVRMLLPKEIDEKGEEIDPRADLVKQLLEYKRYKEMADEFVFFESEQRKLFFRGNFNLDEKSTFDDTGLLLKNITVFDLARAFQKIMSNLKPEPVHQIKRVPVSIEDQMEFIRNQLLLEKRVIFSRMVTGLKIKIQIVYTFIALLEMVKMQLIGIKESDNFNDFEIYELENG, encoded by the coding sequence ATGTTCAAAGTCAAACTTGATTCGTTTGAAGGTCCTCTTGATCTTCTCCTCTTCTTTATCAAAAGGGATGAACTGGATATCTATGATATACCAATATCATATATCACCAATGAGTTTCTGAAGTATCTGGAGTTGATTAAAATTCTCGACCTCGAACAGGCAGGTGACTTCATCCTGCTGGCATCCACGCTGATGCATATCAAAGTGAGGATGCTGCTTCCGAAAGAGATTGACGAAAAGGGGGAGGAAATAGACCCCCGGGCTGATCTTGTAAAACAACTTTTGGAGTACAAGAGATACAAGGAAATGGCTGACGAATTTGTCTTTTTTGAATCGGAACAACGAAAATTGTTTTTCAGAGGCAATTTCAATCTGGACGAAAAATCAACTTTTGACGATACCGGGCTTTTATTGAAAAACATAACCGTATTCGATCTTGCGAGGGCATTCCAAAAAATAATGTCCAATCTGAAACCGGAACCGGTACATCAGATAAAGCGGGTACCTGTAAGCATCGAGGACCAAATGGAGTTTATCAGAAACCAATTACTCCTGGAGAAAAGAGTAATTTTTTCGAGAATGGTTACAGGATTAAAGATTAAAATCCAAATCGTCTATACATTCATCGCTTTGCTCGAGATGGTAAAAATGCAGTTGATCGGCATAAAGGAGTCCGACAATTTTAATGATTTTGAAATATATGAATTAGAAAATGGTTGA
- the dacB gene encoding D-alanyl-D-alanine carboxypeptidase/D-alanyl-D-alanine-endopeptidase, which produces MRNILTVSFAFAIILNFSIEAQKDSVRNSPKYWTAGSKEIWQTIDGILSDPNISSATWGVVIQSISSGEILYKRNENKLLNSASLIKLFTTGAALTYLGSDFVYETLVKTSGTIEGDQLKGDLIITGSGDPTISGRLQNNDVYAIFNSWADKLIELGVLNINGDLIGDDRYFESNGIGKGWQWDHLGEWFAARSSALAFNDNSVDVTILPGETGFRAELDMTPSTKYVSIINDLETVGKDSTTAIEILKYPGSNIIRISGTIKETDKPVVKSLAIDEPGEFFLQCLREVLHKRGIKVKGRIKLLSQYTSPQADPKTTILFRHKSKPLSEIIKLCNKNSYNFYAEQLLKTIGLVESGLGSTKNGINSVTRHLKSAGIDPATLNIVDGSGLSLLNLTSAEQFSKYLRVIFKSEDFSYFYNSLPVAGRDGSLADRLLDASAANNLRAKPGLNENVRSLAGYIKSADNEMISVVFIANNFLVPYSFIDNIIDKICNRLSILKRKK; this is translated from the coding sequence TTGCGAAATATACTCACAGTTAGTTTTGCTTTTGCGATAATTCTTAACTTCAGTATTGAAGCACAGAAGGATTCCGTCCGGAACAGCCCAAAATACTGGACTGCCGGATCAAAAGAAATATGGCAGACTATTGACGGCATCCTAAGCGATCCAAATATTTCGAGCGCTACTTGGGGAGTGGTCATCCAGTCCATTTCTTCGGGCGAAATTCTTTACAAAAGAAATGAAAATAAGCTCCTGAATTCGGCTTCATTGATAAAGCTTTTTACCACAGGTGCCGCTCTAACATATTTGGGAAGTGATTTTGTTTACGAAACTCTCGTAAAAACTTCGGGAACCATTGAAGGTGACCAATTAAAAGGTGACCTGATTATTACAGGCTCAGGTGATCCCACCATCTCAGGCAGACTTCAAAACAATGATGTCTACGCAATTTTCAACTCGTGGGCTGACAAGTTAATAGAACTGGGGGTTTTGAATATTAATGGTGACCTTATTGGTGACGACAGGTATTTCGAAAGCAATGGTATCGGGAAGGGATGGCAATGGGACCATCTTGGTGAGTGGTTCGCGGCCCGTTCAAGTGCTTTGGCGTTTAACGATAATTCTGTGGATGTTACCATCCTTCCGGGAGAAACGGGCTTTCGAGCAGAACTCGATATGACACCTTCCACTAAATATGTCAGTATCATCAATGATCTTGAGACTGTTGGAAAAGATTCTACTACTGCCATTGAAATCCTGAAATACCCCGGGAGTAATATCATAAGGATTTCCGGTACAATAAAAGAGACAGATAAACCTGTTGTGAAGAGTCTTGCCATCGATGAACCCGGCGAGTTTTTCCTGCAGTGTCTACGCGAAGTGCTGCACAAAAGAGGGATTAAAGTCAAAGGTAGAATCAAACTCTTGTCCCAGTACACAAGCCCTCAAGCGGATCCGAAAACAACCATTTTGTTTCGGCACAAATCAAAGCCACTCTCGGAAATTATAAAACTGTGTAACAAGAACAGTTATAACTTTTATGCTGAACAGTTGTTAAAGACAATCGGACTGGTAGAATCGGGGCTGGGAAGCACAAAAAATGGAATAAATTCAGTAACCAGACATCTTAAGAGCGCCGGAATTGATCCAGCGACATTGAACATCGTTGACGGGAGCGGTCTTAGTTTGCTAAATCTTACCTCGGCGGAGCAGTTTTCAAAGTATCTGCGTGTTATCTTTAAATCTGAGGACTTTTCCTATTTTTATAATTCGCTACCGGTGGCAGGTCGTGACGGGTCTCTTGCGGACCGGTTACTTGATGCCAGTGCAGCGAACAATCTAAGAGCTAAACCCGGTCTGAATGAAAATGTGAGAAGTCTGGCCGGATATATCAAATCCGCAGACAACGAGATGATTTCTGTTGTGTTCATTGCAAACAATTTTCTTGTACCATATTCTTTTATCGATAATATTATAGACAAAATTTGTAACAGATTAAGTATTTTGAAGAGAAAAAAATAA
- a CDS encoding HNH endonuclease, whose amino-acid sequence MIYLGKAELVLADKERTIKSVRKNYPFPVVIRLRKYVHIPYKQVILTRKNILRRDGHKCVYCGKSDVVLTIDHIIPKSRGGEDSWENLISACPKCNSKKGDRTPSEAGMPLHFQPYAPNNMFFIKFTVGILDNRWKPYLFTN is encoded by the coding sequence ATGATTTATCTGGGTAAGGCCGAGTTGGTACTTGCTGACAAAGAGAGGACTATAAAAAGTGTCAGGAAGAATTATCCCTTCCCCGTAGTAATCAGACTTAGGAAATATGTGCATATCCCTTATAAACAGGTAATCCTCACCCGAAAGAACATTCTCAGACGCGATGGTCACAAATGCGTCTATTGTGGAAAATCTGATGTTGTCCTCACTATTGACCATATTATCCCTAAATCGAGAGGTGGAGAAGACTCTTGGGAAAATCTGATTTCAGCCTGCCCAAAATGCAACAGCAAGAAAGGTGATCGTACTCCGTCTGAAGCAGGAATGCCGCTACACTTCCAGCCTTATGCTCCTAATAACATGTTTTTTATTAAATTTACAGTCGGTATTTTAGATAATCGCTGGAAACCATACCTTTTCACTAACTGA
- a CDS encoding rRNA pseudouridine synthase gives MRINKFLAMSGVASRRKAEEYILEGRVDVNGNTIISLSFMVDPDKDKVSLDGEPLKFEEKVYYILNKPSGYITTVEDDKNRPTVMELIKTSKRIFPVGRLDYDTTGVLILSNDGEFANVMLHPKNKILRTYEVKLDKPFEQSHLEPLLKGVSIEGGKGKFENVKVDKKNPRSLTVECTEGRNLFVKRMFRKMGYFVDKLHRSKFAGFTVNDLKSGAYRQASNQEIQDVLAKYTHS, from the coding sequence ATTAGAATTAATAAATTTCTCGCGATGTCAGGGGTGGCGAGCAGAAGAAAAGCGGAAGAGTACATTCTTGAGGGGAGAGTGGATGTAAACGGAAATACCATCATCTCTCTGAGTTTCATGGTTGACCCGGACAAGGATAAAGTATCTCTTGATGGCGAACCTCTCAAATTCGAAGAGAAGGTCTATTATATTTTGAACAAACCATCAGGTTACATAACTACCGTTGAAGACGATAAAAACCGCCCTACAGTGATGGAACTGATAAAAACTTCGAAAAGGATTTTTCCGGTTGGCAGACTTGACTATGATACAACAGGGGTCCTGATCCTTAGTAATGACGGTGAATTTGCAAATGTTATGCTGCACCCCAAAAACAAGATACTCAGAACTTATGAAGTAAAGTTGGATAAACCATTTGAACAAAGTCATTTAGAACCTTTGCTGAAAGGAGTGTCGATCGAGGGCGGGAAAGGCAAGTTCGAAAATGTTAAAGTCGACAAAAAGAATCCCCGTTCCCTGACAGTCGAATGTACCGAAGGAAGAAATCTTTTTGTGAAAAGGATGTTCAGGAAGATGGGTTATTTCGTTGATAAACTTCATCGCAGCAAGTTCGCCGGTTTTACAGTGAACGATCTAAAATCTGGCGCCTACAGACAGGCAAGTAATCAAGAAATCCAGGATGTGCTTGCGAAATATACTCACAGTTAG
- a CDS encoding glycosyltransferase — MGNPEFSIIIPTLNEEKLLEGLFANLKEAIRHTKHSVEVIVADGGSTDGTIPIALRYADKIVNAKFDEVNNIASGRNAGAKNAAGDFLVFCNADILFDDVKYVIDRIYSEFETKSRLIAIAAWVDTFPEEEKTIDRIFHRFYNHYFKFLNTLNLGMGRGECIIVKKEFFEKAGYFNFALPAGEDFELFNRLIKLGKVEYSKKIRVFESPRRFRKSGYLRVTALWTFNALSIMLRKKTVSSEWKPVR, encoded by the coding sequence ATGGGAAACCCGGAATTTTCGATCATCATACCAACACTAAATGAAGAAAAACTCCTTGAGGGACTTTTTGCAAATTTAAAAGAAGCAATCAGACACACAAAACATTCGGTGGAGGTGATTGTCGCAGATGGGGGGAGCACCGATGGGACAATCCCGATTGCACTCAGGTATGCAGATAAGATAGTTAACGCCAAATTCGACGAGGTTAACAATATTGCTTCAGGAAGAAATGCAGGTGCAAAAAATGCAGCAGGAGATTTTCTTGTGTTCTGCAATGCAGATATTCTTTTTGATGATGTGAAATATGTGATCGACAGGATATACAGTGAATTCGAAACTAAAAGCCGGCTCATTGCTATTGCTGCATGGGTTGATACTTTTCCCGAGGAAGAAAAAACCATCGACCGGATTTTCCATCGGTTCTACAACCACTACTTTAAATTTCTAAACACTCTCAATCTTGGTATGGGCAGGGGTGAGTGCATCATAGTAAAAAAGGAATTTTTTGAAAAGGCAGGATATTTTAATTTTGCACTTCCGGCGGGCGAAGATTTTGAACTTTTTAATCGTCTTATAAAATTGGGGAAGGTCGAATATTCAAAAAAGATTAGAGTATTTGAATCGCCCAGACGATTTCGAAAGTCCGGATATTTAAGGGTAACTGCGTTGTGGACATTTAATGCACTTTCAATTATGCTGAGAAAAAAGACCGTTTCCTCTGAATGGAAGCCGGTCAGATAG